The genomic DNA ATATCGTTTGAAATATGTGATTGCACTGTTCCTGCTGACGGTGGCTCTTTCGGGTTGCGGAATGTTCCACAGCGAGACCAATCCCCCCGTCAACGGTTCAGGCAGTCTGATGCTCACCATTATCTGGACCGGCAATCGCGGTGACCCGTCGGCGCCGCACTCGGTGCGGGTGAACCTTTTGCGAGGCGATAAATCGATCCAGGAGCTGGTATTCAGCCGTGCCGATACCCCTTCCACTGCGTGGACCGCCCAGCTGGAGAGCGGCACCTACCTGTTGCAGATCTCCGTCTATCCCAACGAAAACGCCACAGGCACACCGGTTGCCTCCGGCGAGGTCACCGTACAGATTGTGCAGGACACCCCTCAACGGCTGAACGTCGCTACCGGCGGCACACCAGCTGCCCTCGCCATCCTGCCGAACGTCGTCATACTCACGCCCGGGCAGATATTGCCGTTGTCGGTGCTGGGGGTGGATGCTCAGGGACGCTACTTGCTCCTGCCAGCAGGTTCCACAGTGCGATGGAGCGTGAGCGATGGCAACGTGCTGAACCTCGGCGCAGACGGCGTCGCTCGTGCGCTGGCTCCGGGCAACGTGACGGTGACCGCCAGTGTGGACAGTCTGGGACTGGCTGCAAACGCCTCTGTGGGTGTGCAGACCGTCACCCGCGAGTGGACGATCCTGGTGTTCATGAACGCCGCCAACAATCTGGAGCCGGACAGTGTGGACGACATGAACGAAATGGAGCAACTCGGCTCTACCTCCGATGTGAACATCGTAGTGCAGTGGAAGCGCATCGCGGGCTATGACAGCACCAACGGCGACTGGAAGACCACTCGACGCTATTACGTGACCAGAGACAGCGACCCCGAAACGGTGAACTCCAACTTGCTGGTGGACATGGGCACGGGGGTGGATATGGGTAGCCCCAACACCCTGCGCGATTTCCTGCAGTGGGGTGTGCGCAGTTTCCCCGCACGCAAGTATATGGTGGTGATATGGAATCACGGAGCAGGCTGGCGGGCTTATCGTGACAGGTTGAACCTCCTTGCGCGTGGCGTCTCCTATGACGATAACACCGGCAACCATATCCGCATCTGGGAGCTGCCTCTCGCGTTGAGTGTGGGCGTTAGGTGGGACATCATTGCCTTTGATGCCTCACTGATGCAGATGCTGGAGGTAGCTTATGAGATACGCAATCTGGGCGACTACATTGTGGGTTCTGAGGAGAGTCCACCGGCTGCGGGGTATCCCTATCATCGTATCCTGGCTCCGGTTGTCTCTAATCCGTCTATCTCGGCGCGAGACCTCGCCGCACAAATTGTGACGCAGACCATCAACTACTATAACCCCGACAGCACCGACAACATCACGCAGTCCGCACTGGACGCCTCGCAGATAGAGAACGTGGCGCAGAAGGTGGACATCCTGGCGCGGGTTTTGCTCACCGTCGCTACCAGCAACGGCACTGCGGTCGCCTCCGCGCGGGATAACGCACAGGCTTATGCAGAATACACCTACAAGGACCTGTGGGACTACACCGAGCAACTACGTGCACGGTTGCCCGGCTCACAGGAGCTGACCGATGCACTCAACGGCGTACAGAACGCCTTGTCGCAAGCAGTGACCGCCGAGGCGCATAGTAACCGTCGCGTAAATCGCTCCCACGGATTGTCTATCTACGTGCCGACGCCCGGCGGCTTCGAAACGCGCTACGGACTGCTGGCGTTTGCACGGGCGACGCACTGGGAGGAGTGGTTGCAGAGCCAGCCACAGTAGAACGGCTGTCATCACTGATGCCGTTTTGAACGCAAGCGAAGAATCTCGTGGTATTGCTACACTGCGATGCTTCGACGCTGGCGAGGCTCGCCATGACACCGTGCTGAGAACTTGCGCGCACTGAAGTGCGCTACTAAAAACGAACCTGGAGTTGCGCCATGCACACCGAAATCATCACGCTGGAAGGGCATATTATCGACTCGCTCACGCTGTCGAAGGTTCTGGACATCCTTATCTCGTTGGGCGTGGACTACGAGATACGCTCCTTCCGTATCGGCAAGTCGCATGACGAACCCAGCCATGCGGAGATACTCGTCATCGCGCCCGATGAGCAAAGCCTGCAACGTGCCCTGCATGAGGTGCAGCAACACGGCGCGGTCATCTCGCAGGAGGATGCGAATCTGCAACCCGCTCCGCAGGACGGTGTGTTCCCCGAAGGGTTCTACTCTACCACCAATTTGGAAACCTTTGTGCGAATCGAAGGCACGTGGATACCCGTCGAGCGCATCGAGATGGACTGTGGCATCCGTGTCATGCGTACCGAAACGGGCTGGCGGGCGGAGTGCGTGCCTTTGCACTGGGCACGACAGGGTGACCTGTTCGTGGTGGGGAGTGCTGGCGTGCGCGTGACACCTATGCCACGCCGTGAGGCGGGGAGCGTGTTCCACTTTATGGGCAGTGAGGTTTCTATCGAGAAACCTAAGACGCGCATTGTGCAGGCGGTGGCGCGCGCTGTGCGCGAGGCCAAACTCAAGGGACAGAAGGTGCTGTTTGTAGGCGGGCCCGCTATCGTGCATACTGGAGCCGCGCCCTATTTGGAGCGGTTGATTCGCACCGGGTGGATAGATGTGCTGTTTGCGGGCAACGCACTGGCAACACACGATATCGAGCGCGTGCTGTACGGCACTTCGCTGGGCGTCGCGCTGGAGACAGGCGTCCCTGAAACGCACGGACACGAACACCACCTGCGGGCGATCAACACCATCCGCGCGGCAGGCGGTATCCGTCAGGCGGTGGAGAAAGGCATCCTGAAGAGCGGCATCATGCACGCCTGTGTGGTAGCGGGGGTGAGGGTGGTGCTGGCGGGAAGCATCCGCGACGACGGTCCCCTGCCCGATGTCATCACTGATACCGTACAGGCGCAGGACGCCATGCGTGAGGCGGTTCAGGGCGTGGGTGTTACGCTGATGGTGGCAACCACCCTGCACTCCATCGCTACAGGCAACCTGCTACCCGCATGGGTAACCACCTTCTGCATTGACGCCAACGCAGACACCGTCATCAAGCTGACCGACCGCGGTTCGCATCAGGCGTTTGGCATCGTTACCGACTGCGCCTTCTTCCTGAAAGAGCTGGCGACGCAGTTGTGTGGAGAGGAGTAGCCCATGACGTGCGTGCTGATGTGCCCACCCGATCACTACGACCTGCGTTATGAGATTAACGCCTGGATGCATCTGGAGAACAAGCCCGACCTGACCGCTGCCGTTCAGCAGTGGCAGAGGCTGTACGAACAGTTACAGCGACTGGCGCAGGTGGAGCTGGTCTCCCCTGCCCCCGAGTGCCCCGATATGGTCTTTACTGCCAATGCGGGACTGATGGTGGGCGAGAAGGCGGTGCTGTTGAGCCGTTTTCGCCACCCTGAGCGTCAGCCCGAGGAACCGCACTTCCGCCGCTGGTTTAAGGAGCACGGCTACACAGTGTATACGATGCCCGAAGACTGCCCATTTGAAGGAGAGGGCGACATCCTGTGGGCGGGCGAGCGATACCTCGCCGGCTACCGCAAACGCACGGAGATATGCGCCCACCGTACCGCGGCAGAGTATCTGGGGCGTGAGGTACTCTCACTGGAGCTGGTGGATGATCGCTGGTATCATCTGGACACCGCACTGTTCGTGCTGGATGAACATACGGTGGTGTACTATCCGGGTGCGTTCGACCCTTACGCGCGCCGCGTGCTCGAAGAGCACTACAACACGTTGTATGTGACACAGGAGGAAGCACTGCGCTTTGCCTGTAACAGCGTGGTTATCGGTCGCACTGTGCTCATGCCGGAAGGTTGCCCGCTGGTGGCCAGCCTGCTGGAGCGCAAGGGTTATGAGGTGGTTTCGATACCGATGAGCGAGTTCATCAAAAGCGGCGGAGCGTGCAAGTGCCTGGTGATGTTTTTAGAGAGGTAGGCGGCCCGGCAGGAGCCTCGCCCCCAGCGCGGTGTCATGGAGAGCGTTAGCGAAGCAATCTCCGTAGCCAACAAGCAGGAGTTCTGTTCCTAAAGCCGAAGATTCTTCCCATGAACGCATACGTCAAGCTGGCAACCCTGAAAGGCGTAGACGAGTTCCTCGCCGCGATAGAATCTCTGAATGTGCACATCCCCTGCGATCGGCAGGTTCTGTCGGGAGACACATCGCCCCTTGCACAGCCCTTGACGGTGGACGGATTAACCATTGGCAACCGGTTCGCAGTGCAGCCGATGGAAGGATGGGATGGCACGCCCGACGGCAGACCTTCCGACTTGACCTTCCGCCGATGGCGACGGTTCGGCAGCAGCGGCGCGAAGCTGATATGGGGCGGAGAGGCGGTCGCCGTGCAGTACGACGGCAGGGCGAACCCAAACCAGCTGGTGCTGAACGAACAAACACGCGACGACCTTGCCCGCCTGCGCGACGCACTGGTGGAGGAACATCGCCAATCCGCTGGCTCCACTGATGGGCTGGTCATCGGCTTGCAGCTGACCCATTCCGGTCGTTACAGCCGTCCGAAGGACAAGCCCGAACCGCGTATCCTGTATCGCCACCCCATTCTGGACAGGCGGCTAAATCTGCCCGACGACTACCCTGTGCTGACCGACGGCGAGATACGGCAGATTATCCACTCGTTCATCCGCGCGGCGAAGCTGGCATGGCAGATTGGCTTCCACTTCGTGGACATCAAGCACTGCCACGGCTACCTGGGGCACGAGTTCCTCAGCGCGCACACCCGCGAGGGCGACTACGGCGGAAGCTTCGAGAACCGCACCCGTTTCCTGCGCGAGGTGGTACAGGGAATTCGTGCCGAAGCGCCCGGGCTACGGATTGGAGTGCGTCTCTCCGCGTTTGACATGATACCCTTTCGCCCCGCCCCCCAAACATCCCGACCGGGTAAACCGGGCGTAGGCGTGCCGGAGCCATACGGACACCTGCTACCCTATCGCTGGGGTTTTGGGGTGAACCCACACAACCCGATAGAA from Armatimonadota bacterium includes the following:
- a CDS encoding NADH:flavin oxidoreductase, producing the protein MNAYVKLATLKGVDEFLAAIESLNVHIPCDRQVLSGDTSPLAQPLTVDGLTIGNRFAVQPMEGWDGTPDGRPSDLTFRRWRRFGSSGAKLIWGGEAVAVQYDGRANPNQLVLNEQTRDDLARLRDALVEEHRQSAGSTDGLVIGLQLTHSGRYSRPKDKPEPRILYRHPILDRRLNLPDDYPVLTDGEIRQIIHSFIRAAKLAWQIGFHFVDIKHCHGYLGHEFLSAHTREGDYGGSFENRTRFLREVVQGIRAEAPGLRIGVRLSAFDMIPFRPAPQTSRPGKPGVGVPEPYGHLLPYRWGFGVNPHNPIEPDLTEPAAFLVLLRELNIRLVNLSAGSPYYNPHIQRPALYPPSDGYQPPEDPLVGVARQMWAVHTLKSRFPELVFVGTAYTYLQEYIPYVAQAAVREGWTDLVGLGRMMLAYPELPRDVLEGRLLQTKRLCRTFSDCTTAPRNGLPSGCYPLDEFYKRSPLAEQLKRVKHAG
- a CDS encoding TIGR00300 family protein, with the protein product MHTEIITLEGHIIDSLTLSKVLDILISLGVDYEIRSFRIGKSHDEPSHAEILVIAPDEQSLQRALHEVQQHGAVISQEDANLQPAPQDGVFPEGFYSTTNLETFVRIEGTWIPVERIEMDCGIRVMRTETGWRAECVPLHWARQGDLFVVGSAGVRVTPMPRREAGSVFHFMGSEVSIEKPKTRIVQAVARAVREAKLKGQKVLFVGGPAIVHTGAAPYLERLIRTGWIDVLFAGNALATHDIERVLYGTSLGVALETGVPETHGHEHHLRAINTIRAAGGIRQAVEKGILKSGIMHACVVAGVRVVLAGSIRDDGPLPDVITDTVQAQDAMREAVQGVGVTLMVATTLHSIATGNLLPAWVTTFCIDANADTVIKLTDRGSHQAFGIVTDCAFFLKELATQLCGEE